The Prochlorococcus sp. MIT 0801 genomic sequence AACCTAAATGTATTTTTGAATTATCTAATTAAAAACTGATGATAACCTCATTTATTGGCATATTAATATCATCAATGGCAATGACTGCGCTTATATTGTCAATTCAGTCAATTGAAAAGTCCTATAGAAGAGCTGGAAAACACTCATTAACAAAATATGAAATTGACATAATAAATACAGCAGGTTTAAATACAGATGAGAATATAAATCTTTTAAAAAAAGATATTGAGAATCTTCCAAAAGAGTATTGATCAGTTATGTTTAAAAAGAAAAAACAAAATATATTAAATGGAATAAATTTTATTAACAAGAGCAGAGGAATGTCATTGGTAGAATTTATTATTTCAATAACATTATTATCACTATTATTTACGATTTATGCTGGTTTCGTTGAGGTCGCATCCAGGTTTACAAATAAACAGGTAACTAATTTAGATCAATCAAATGGACTCCTAATAGATCACCACTATATGTCATTGACATTAGACAAATATATTAATTTTCTATCTCAACCAGGTATAACATCAAATGATATTGATATTATAAAAAATAAAACATTTTCTGGGCTCCCTGTTGGATGTAGCAGATCTCCAAATATTGAATGGAATATACCAGTAAGTACAAAACCGATAGCTGGAATTGACTGGAAGCCTTCTAATGCTGGCTATGTAATTTGCTTAAAATCAACATCTATTAATGAAAGTTCTTTAGAAGATTTAATCTCTAAATCACAAGGTAATATGCTTAATGCTCAAACAGGTTTATATTTCTTGTTAGCCCTACCAGATGAAGTATCATTTAATGCATTACCAATGCGAAAACTATTCTGTAGGCCACATCCATTCTGTTAATTATCATGGCATTAGAACTTACTGAAAATGAAACTTTTTTTGGATTAGATATATCTATTTTTAAAAAACAATTTTTCGCATTTAGGAGAGAAATATCTAAAAGGTATTTCTTACTTGAATTTGGAACTAATTATTTAAAATATGGTGAAGCAAGAGTTACAAATGATCAAGTATTTTGTACAAAAATCAATCATATTTCTATAGATCAAGATGCCATTGAAAGAGGAACACCTAAGGATGCTGAAAAAATGGCATCATTTCTTAGACAAATAATTGATGAAGAAAAAATTTGGGCTCGTCGTATAGCAATTACACTACCACCAGAGGCATCTTTAACAAAGCTAATTTACCTACCAGCAGAACTAAACCACTTGGGAGCTAAAGAATATGTAAGCAGCTCATCATCTGGGTTTCAATTTCCTATATCTTTAGAACAAACTGATTTTGATCTTATACCCATTAACAATCTTCCCCTGAACATAAAAAATAATAGTAGAGCTTATTCACTTAGTAGCATTCCAAAGAAGCTTATAGACAACGTTATTAATACATTAGAAAAAGCAAATCTGGAATTACATTCTCTTGATATCGCATCATCATCACTTGAGAGATTAGCTCTATCTACAATAGAAAATTTAGAAGAAAAAGAAGTTTTTATACTTATAGAATTAACAAATGAATGTAGTCATTTTCATATAATTTGTAAAAGCGGTCCAATTTATATTTCTTCGCTTGCTGCTATAAAACCTTTTAATCTACTTGAGAATTATGAGGGTGAAGATTCTATCGAAGAGGCAATAATCAATAGTAAAGATTATTTACCAATTTCAGAAATGGATCTTAAGGTTCTTTTTGCAGAAATAAAAAGAGAAATCGATAATTTTCGTTCTGCATATTCACTAGAAATATCCGAAATCAAACTTTCTGGTATAAATAGTAGTCATCCAAATATTAAAGATTTTTTTGAAAAAAAATTTAAAATTACAACTAGTATTTTAAGATCCTTAACATCTCAAGATATAGGTGATATAAATCTCTCAAAACCAATATGCATGCAAGATCTAAATAGAATGATAGGACTTGGATTAAGTATTATACAAACTGAAAATAGTGATCTTCCTAAGTCGAACTTGAAAGAGATAGATATACAGACTATTAGTAAAAATTTAAATAAATCTAACAATGATATTAGTAAATTAAAAATCGATAATAATAATAAACTGACTTCAAATCCAAACTTATTAAATATAGAGAATTCAACTAATAATACAAACAAGGGAGCAAGTGATAAATCATTTGAGGAATATATTGAAGATACTAATAGAAAAAATATTAACAAATTATCATTTGAAGAATTTTTAGAATTGAAGAAATCATCAAATAAAACTAATCAATCTTTTCTAGAACAAGCTTCTAAAAAATTTAATAATAACAACGATGTTCTTAAAGAAAATATCAATGAAGTAATTAACAAAACTATGGTTCAGAATATAGATACTCTTATTAATAAAGATTCTTCATTAGATATTAATAATAGCAAAATAGAAAGGACTGAATTAAATAAACCTAAGAAAGAAATCAATACAAAAGAAGAGCAAGAAATAAAAAATAATACTATTAACTATAATTCAGAAAAAATTAATACTATTCTAGAAGAATCAAGTAAACTAGATAGCAACAAAGAAATAAAAACTAAATCAGATTCCAAAGAACCAGTAAACAACGAAAATGAAATTAATAGTTTCAATGAAATAGTAACCTCAGAAGATATAAACAAAGAATTAGATTTTAAGAATAATAAATCTAATGAATTAGAATTAAAAGAAAGTTCAGAAAGTAACAAAAATACATCGCAATCATTACCATCAAAAAATAATGAAGATATAAATAATAATACGGATTTTAAAATGCCTGAAATCTAAATAATTAATTAACCCATCACATTAATCATTTTGAACATTGGTAAATATAAAGAAACTACAATTGTTCCAACTATTCCAGCTACAACCATTATCACCATTGGTTCCATAGCTTTTGTTAGAGATGAAACAGCTTCTTCAACCTCTCTTTTATAAAAATTAGCTAGATTTTCTGTCATAAATCCTAATCTCCCAGTTTCCTCCCCTATTTTCAACATCGACTTTACTAATTTAGGAAAGACATCATAACTATCTAATGAGGAAGATAACTCTTGCCCTTCTTTAACTTTTTGAATGCCATTAGAAAGACATCTCTTCATTCGATCATTTGAACTCGCTGAAATGCACCTTTGAATTGCTTCAACAAGAGGTATTCCAGAAGCAATTAAAGTAGATAATGTTTCACATAAGGAGGCTACTTCTGAACGTAGAATCAATGAGCCAAAAAGAGGGATTTTTAAAATTAAACTATCAACACGAAATCTTCCTGATCTAGATTTATAATATGAACTAAATAAATAAGATGTTATTATTAGAATAATTGGCGTAAATATAAAAAATTGTATTGAAGTTACAATTTGAGATAATGTTAGCATAAATTCTGTTATTGCTGGTAATTCTGCTCCCATATCAGTAAACATTTTATCAAAGGTAGGTACAATAAAAATTAATAATCCAAGGCTAACAGTTAATGCTAATACAAGAATAATTACTGGGTAAATCAATGCTCCTTGTATTTGGCTTTTTATCTTAGCTTGTTGTTCAATAAGAGAAGCAATTCTGTCTAAAATTTGATCAAGAATACCTCCTGCTTCACCTGCCTCAATTAATCCAACTGTTAAAGAAGGGAAAACCTTTGGATATTTTGCAAAGCATGTTGATAATTCTTCTCCAGCACTCAATCTTTTAGATATCTGAACTTGAAGAGAGCTAAATTTTTGATCTCTAGTATTTTCAGAAAGTAATTCAATACCTTGAGCTAAAGGAACACCACTTTGAATAATTACAGCTAATTGTCTAAAGAAAACTAATAAATCATTCTGAGAGACCTTGAAATCTTTTGGATTGAATTTAACATTTGATTTTTGTGATCTTATATTTGAATTATTCAATCGAGAATAATCACTTAACTGATTTTCACCATAGGAAGGCATAGTTGTTTAATTGTTAATTAGGGCTTTTGGATTTGATGCTTTACTTAAACCTTCCTCTAACGAAATAATATTGGAATCAATCAAATCCTTAAGACATTGTTCTAATGTATTCATACCATCCTTACTACCTGTTTGTAATTGTGAATATATTTGACTCACTTTTCTTTCTCTAACAAGGTTTGAAATCGCGGGAGTATTGATAAGTAATTCATATGCAAGAGATCTCTTTCCAACATTATTTTTGCAAAGAGTTTGAGACATAATTCCTAATAGAGATGTTGAAACCTGGAGTCTTGCTTGTTCTTGCTGATCCGCTGGGAATACGTCTACAATTCTCTCAACTGTTTTTGCGGCAGAGGAAGTG encodes the following:
- a CDS encoding type II secretion system F family protein — protein: MPSYGENQLSDYSRLNNSNIRSQKSNVKFNPKDFKVSQNDLLVFFRQLAVIIQSGVPLAQGIELLSENTRDQKFSSLQVQISKRLSAGEELSTCFAKYPKVFPSLTVGLIEAGEAGGILDQILDRIASLIEQQAKIKSQIQGALIYPVIILVLALTVSLGLLIFIVPTFDKMFTDMGAELPAITEFMLTLSQIVTSIQFFIFTPIILIITSYLFSSYYKSRSGRFRVDSLILKIPLFGSLILRSEVASLCETLSTLIASGIPLVEAIQRCISASSNDRMKRCLSNGIQKVKEGQELSSSLDSYDVFPKLVKSMLKIGEETGRLGFMTENLANFYKREVEEAVSSLTKAMEPMVIMVVAGIVGTIVVSLYLPMFKMINVMG
- a CDS encoding prepilin-type N-terminal cleavage/methylation domain-containing protein, with the translated sequence MFKKKKQNILNGINFINKSRGMSLVEFIISITLLSLLFTIYAGFVEVASRFTNKQVTNLDQSNGLLIDHHYMSLTLDKYINFLSQPGITSNDIDIIKNKTFSGLPVGCSRSPNIEWNIPVSTKPIAGIDWKPSNAGYVICLKSTSINESSLEDLISKSQGNMLNAQTGLYFLLALPDEVSFNALPMRKLFCRPHPFC
- the pilM gene encoding type IV pilus biogenesis protein PilM gives rise to the protein MALELTENETFFGLDISIFKKQFFAFRREISKRYFLLEFGTNYLKYGEARVTNDQVFCTKINHISIDQDAIERGTPKDAEKMASFLRQIIDEEKIWARRIAITLPPEASLTKLIYLPAELNHLGAKEYVSSSSSGFQFPISLEQTDFDLIPINNLPLNIKNNSRAYSLSSIPKKLIDNVINTLEKANLELHSLDIASSSLERLALSTIENLEEKEVFILIELTNECSHFHIICKSGPIYISSLAAIKPFNLLENYEGEDSIEEAIINSKDYLPISEMDLKVLFAEIKREIDNFRSAYSLEISEIKLSGINSSHPNIKDFFEKKFKITTSILRSLTSQDIGDINLSKPICMQDLNRMIGLGLSIIQTENSDLPKSNLKEIDIQTISKNLNKSNNDISKLKIDNNNKLTSNPNLLNIENSTNNTNKGASDKSFEEYIEDTNRKNINKLSFEEFLELKKSSNKTNQSFLEQASKKFNNNNDVLKENINEVINKTMVQNIDTLINKDSSLDINNSKIERTELNKPKKEINTKEEQEIKNNTINYNSEKINTILEESSKLDSNKEIKTKSDSKEPVNNENEINSFNEIVTSEDINKELDFKNNKSNELELKESSESNKNTSQSLPSKNNEDINNNTDFKMPEI